From Amorphus orientalis, one genomic window encodes:
- a CDS encoding RsmB/NOP family class I SAM-dependent RNA methyltransferase, with the protein MRIGGRIQAAIEVLETVETQHRPIAEVLKDWGNAHRFAGSGDRAAIGNLVFDAVRWRSSSAWLMDQETARAIVLGTLAYRWGWNLETLADFMAGDEHGPEPPTAVERTLLSNASLDKAPAHIRADVPEWIEPQLRATFKEHWVDEAAALAARAPIDVRANSLKAGRDKVLKALDQFGAKATPWSPLGVRIGAGSDFDRSANVTNEPGYQKGWFEVQDEASQLAVLLAGAEPGEQVLDLCAGAGGKTLALAAEMNNRGQVHAYDRDKTRLKSIFDRLRRAGTRNVQVHSADSDLKGLLGKMDRVFVDAPCTGSGVWRRRPDTKWRLTPAALEARMMEQSQVLDEGARHVRPGGRLIYVTCSVFADENSGRIDSFLRRHPSFAPLPVERIKGEALNAVPARTVPNGLLLSPATTKTDGFFVCVMERAG; encoded by the coding sequence ATGCGGATCGGTGGGCGCATTCAGGCGGCGATCGAGGTTCTTGAGACCGTCGAGACCCAACATCGACCGATTGCCGAGGTCCTGAAGGACTGGGGCAATGCGCACCGGTTCGCCGGGTCCGGCGACCGGGCGGCGATTGGCAACCTGGTCTTCGACGCAGTGCGCTGGCGCTCGTCCTCGGCCTGGTTGATGGATCAGGAGACGGCCCGCGCGATCGTGCTGGGGACGCTCGCCTATCGCTGGGGCTGGAACCTGGAAACCCTCGCCGACTTCATGGCCGGCGACGAGCATGGGCCGGAGCCGCCGACCGCGGTCGAGCGGACGCTGCTCAGCAACGCCTCGCTCGACAAGGCGCCGGCCCACATCCGGGCCGACGTGCCGGAATGGATCGAGCCGCAGCTGCGCGCCACCTTCAAGGAGCACTGGGTGGATGAGGCCGCCGCGCTGGCGGCGCGGGCGCCGATCGACGTGCGTGCCAATTCCCTGAAAGCCGGCCGCGACAAGGTCCTGAAAGCGCTCGACCAGTTCGGAGCGAAGGCGACGCCGTGGTCGCCGCTCGGCGTGCGGATCGGCGCAGGCTCCGATTTCGACCGCTCGGCCAACGTCACCAACGAACCCGGCTACCAGAAGGGCTGGTTCGAGGTTCAGGACGAGGCGAGCCAGCTCGCCGTCCTGCTGGCGGGTGCGGAGCCGGGCGAACAGGTGCTCGATCTCTGCGCCGGGGCCGGCGGCAAGACGCTGGCGCTCGCCGCCGAGATGAACAATCGCGGCCAGGTTCACGCCTACGATCGGGACAAGACGCGGCTGAAGTCGATCTTCGACCGGCTGCGCCGGGCCGGGACCCGTAACGTTCAGGTTCATTCCGCCGACTCCGACCTCAAGGGGCTCCTGGGCAAGATGGACCGGGTGTTCGTCGACGCGCCGTGTACCGGGTCCGGCGTCTGGCGCCGGCGTCCGGACACCAAGTGGCGCCTCACGCCGGCCGCGCTGGAAGCCCGGATGATGGAGCAGTCGCAGGTGCTCGACGAGGGGGCACGCCATGTCCGGCCCGGCGGCCGCCTGATCTACGTGACCTGCTCGGTCTTCGCGGACGAAAACAGCGGGCGCATCGACTCCTTCCTGCGCCGCCATCCCTCGTTCGCGCCGCTCCCGGTCGAGCGCATCAAGGGCGAGGCGCTCAATGCCGTGCCGGCCCGCACCGTCCCCAATGGCCTGCTGCTCTCGCCCGCCACCACGAAGACCGACGGGTTCTTCGTCTGCGTGATGGAGCGCGCCGGGTGA
- the guaA gene encoding glutamine-hydrolyzing GMP synthase: protein MTERPADRHDFVLIIDFGSQVTQLIARRVREAGVYCEIVPFQSAEEAFHRTRPSAVILSGGPASTAELGSPRAPQAVFDAGIPVLGICYGQMTLCVQMGGEAEPSDHREFGRAMVEVVADCPLFEGVWATGEHHQVWMSHGDRVVRLPEGFAVYAKSDGAPYAVFGNPERKVYGLMFHPEVVHTPDGAKLIENFVRKIAGCTGDWTMAAFREEAKEKIREQVGSSKVICGLSGGVDSSVAAVLLHEAIGDQLTCIFVDHGLLRKHEAEEVVSMFRNHYNIPLVHVDVSDLFISALEGVADPEAKRKTIGKLFIDVFEAEAKKIGGADFLAQGTLYPDVIESVSFAGGPSVTIKSHHNVGGLPDRMNMKLVEPLRELFKDEVRALGRTLGLPESFVGRHPFPGPGLAIRCPGGVTREKLEILRNADAIYLDEIRKAGLYDAIWQAFAVLLPVQTVGVMGDGRTYDFVCALRAVTSVDGMTADFYPFDMAFLGRAATRIINEVKGINRVVYDVTSKPPGTIEWE, encoded by the coding sequence ATGACCGAACGCCCCGCCGACCGCCACGACTTCGTCCTCATCATCGATTTCGGCAGCCAGGTGACCCAGCTGATCGCGCGCCGGGTGCGCGAGGCGGGGGTCTACTGCGAGATCGTTCCGTTCCAGTCCGCCGAAGAGGCTTTCCACCGCACCCGACCCTCCGCCGTCATTCTCTCAGGCGGACCGGCGTCCACCGCGGAGCTGGGCAGCCCCCGGGCGCCCCAGGCGGTGTTCGATGCGGGTATTCCGGTGCTCGGCATCTGCTACGGCCAGATGACGCTCTGCGTGCAGATGGGCGGCGAGGCCGAGCCTTCGGACCACCGCGAGTTCGGCCGGGCCATGGTCGAGGTCGTTGCCGACTGCCCCCTGTTCGAGGGTGTGTGGGCGACGGGCGAGCATCATCAGGTCTGGATGAGCCATGGCGACCGGGTGGTGCGCTTGCCGGAGGGCTTTGCGGTCTACGCCAAGTCGGACGGGGCGCCGTACGCGGTGTTCGGCAATCCGGAGCGCAAGGTCTACGGGCTGATGTTCCACCCGGAGGTGGTGCACACGCCGGATGGCGCGAAGCTGATCGAGAATTTTGTGCGCAAGATCGCCGGCTGCACCGGCGACTGGACCATGGCCGCCTTCCGGGAAGAGGCCAAGGAGAAGATCCGCGAGCAGGTCGGCTCCTCGAAGGTGATCTGCGGTCTCTCCGGGGGCGTGGATTCCTCGGTCGCGGCGGTGCTGCTGCACGAGGCGATCGGCGACCAGCTCACCTGCATCTTCGTCGACCACGGCCTCCTGCGGAAGCATGAGGCCGAGGAGGTCGTCTCCATGTTCCGCAACCACTACAACATCCCGCTGGTGCACGTGGACGTGTCGGATCTGTTCATCTCCGCGCTGGAGGGCGTGGCGGATCCGGAAGCCAAGCGCAAGACCATCGGCAAGCTCTTCATCGACGTGTTCGAGGCGGAGGCGAAGAAGATCGGCGGGGCCGATTTCCTGGCCCAGGGCACGCTCTATCCGGACGTCATCGAAAGCGTGTCGTTCGCCGGCGGCCCGTCGGTCACCATCAAGTCCCACCACAATGTCGGCGGCCTGCCGGACCGCATGAACATGAAGCTGGTGGAGCCGCTGCGGGAACTCTTCAAGGACGAGGTGAGGGCGCTCGGCCGGACGCTGGGTCTGCCGGAGAGCTTCGTCGGACGCCATCCGTTCCCGGGACCGGGACTGGCCATCCGCTGCCCCGGCGGGGTCACCCGCGAGAAGCTGGAAATCCTGCGCAACGCCGATGCGATCTATCTCGACGAGATCCGCAAGGCGGGCCTTTACGATGCCATCTGGCAGGCCTTCGCCGTGCTGCTGCCGGTGCAGACCGTGGGCGTCATGGGCGACGGGCGCACCTACGACTTCGTCTGTGCGCTCAGGGCGGTGACCTCGGTCGACGGCATGACGGCCGACTTCTACCCGTTCGACATGGCCTTCCTCGGCCGCGCTGCGACCCGGATCATCAACGAGGTGAAGGGC
- the guaB gene encoding IMP dehydrogenase: MAQIIETHSGRDALTFDDVLLMPGHSEVMPSETNLATKVTRQLSLTLPILSAAMDTVTEARLAIAMAQAGGIGVIHRNMTPEEQAEQVRQVKKFESGMVVNPVVIGPDATLKDALALMEHFRISGIPVVESGGRGGQMVGKLVGILTNRDVRFASDVDTPIRSLMTHENLITVKDGVSQAEAKRLLHQHRIEKLLVVDDNRNCVGLITVKDIEKAQLHPSASKDEQGRLRAAAATSVEDAGMERTTRLIEAGVDMIVVDTAHGHSERVLDTVRRVKKLSNQVQVLAGNVATPEATRALIDAGADAVKVGIGPGSICTTRVVAGVGMPQLTAVMGAHEVAEAAGVPVVADGGIKYSGDLAKALAAGASCAMVGSLLAGTDESPGEVYLHQGRSYKAYRGMGSVGAMARGSADRYFQAEVRDSLKLVPEGIEGQVPYKGPIESVLHQLAGGLRSAMGYVGARTIEELQQRARFVRITNAGLRESHVHDVAVVRQSPNYPTDA, translated from the coding sequence ATGGCGCAAATCATTGAAACCCACAGTGGGCGGGACGCCCTGACCTTCGACGACGTGCTCCTGATGCCGGGGCACTCGGAAGTGATGCCGTCGGAGACCAACCTCGCCACCAAGGTCACCCGGCAGCTGAGCCTGACCCTGCCGATCCTGTCGGCGGCCATGGACACCGTCACCGAGGCCCGGCTCGCCATCGCCATGGCCCAGGCCGGCGGCATCGGCGTGATCCACCGCAACATGACGCCGGAAGAGCAGGCCGAGCAGGTCCGGCAGGTGAAGAAGTTCGAATCCGGCATGGTGGTGAACCCGGTGGTCATCGGGCCGGACGCCACGCTGAAGGACGCGCTCGCTCTGATGGAGCACTTCCGCATCTCCGGCATTCCGGTGGTGGAGAGCGGCGGGCGCGGCGGCCAGATGGTCGGCAAGCTGGTCGGCATTCTGACCAACCGCGACGTCCGTTTTGCCTCGGATGTCGACACGCCGATCCGCAGCCTGATGACCCATGAGAACCTGATCACGGTGAAGGATGGGGTCAGCCAGGCCGAGGCCAAGCGGCTGCTGCATCAGCACCGGATCGAGAAGCTTCTCGTCGTCGACGACAACCGCAACTGCGTCGGCCTGATCACCGTGAAGGACATCGAGAAGGCCCAGCTTCACCCGAGCGCCTCCAAGGACGAGCAGGGCCGGCTCCGGGCCGCCGCCGCCACGTCCGTCGAAGACGCCGGAATGGAGCGGACGACGCGGCTGATCGAGGCCGGCGTCGACATGATCGTGGTCGACACGGCCCACGGCCACTCCGAGCGCGTGCTGGATACGGTGCGCCGCGTGAAGAAGCTCTCCAATCAGGTCCAGGTTCTGGCCGGCAACGTGGCCACGCCGGAGGCCACCCGGGCGCTGATCGACGCCGGCGCGGACGCCGTCAAGGTCGGCATCGGCCCGGGCTCCATCTGCACCACGCGCGTGGTGGCGGGCGTCGGCATGCCGCAGCTCACCGCGGTCATGGGTGCCCACGAAGTCGCGGAAGCGGCCGGGGTGCCGGTCGTGGCCGATGGTGGCATCAAGTATTCAGGCGATCTGGCCAAGGCGCTGGCGGCCGGCGCGTCGTGCGCCATGGTCGGCTCGCTTCTGGCAGGCACCGACGAGAGCCCGGGCGAGGTCTATCTGCACCAGGGCCGCAGCTACAAGGCCTATCGGGGCATGGGCTCGGTGGGCGCGATGGCGCGCGGCTCCGCCGACCGCTACTTCCAGGCCGAAGTGCGCGACTCGCTGAAACTGGTGCCGGAAGGCATCGAGGGTCAGGTTCCCTACAAGGGGCCGATCGAGTCGGTCCTGCACCAGCTCGCCGGCGGGCTGCGTTCGGCAATGGGGTATGTGGGTGCGCGGACCATCGAGGAGCTGCAGCAGCGGGCGCGGTTCGTCCGCATCACCAATGCGGGGCTTCGCGAAAGCCATGTCCACGACGTGGCCGTCGTGCGCCAGAGCCCGAACTATCCGACCGATGCCTGA